CCTCTACGCCTGGCCGGGACCGATCTACGAGGGCAACGGCGAGTGTCAGGCCGTCATCGATGAGCGGGCGGACGGCAAGCAACGAGACGCACTTGCTACCGTCCTGTACGGTGGCGAGACCAACGAGGGGGCGACCCACTGGTGGGTCTATCGGACGATGTCGAGCACCGTCCATCCCCCGCTCTTCAAACGCATCGAGTTCGACGTGAATATCGAGCGAAGAAAAGCGCGCATCGTGATCCCCAGCGT
Above is a genomic segment from Candidatus Methylomirabilota bacterium containing:
- a CDS encoding DUF1326 domain-containing protein → LYAWPGPIYEGNGECQAVIDERADGKQRDALATVLYGGETNEGATHWWVYRTMSSTVHPPLFKRIEFDVNIERRKARIVIPSVLESTARPIRSPSTGAEHRVRINLPNGIEFDLAEIGSGTTKTMASIALDLKDTYCHFTFLRQSGKGVVR